The following proteins are encoded in a genomic region of Mycobacterium kiyosense:
- the rpmE gene encoding 50S ribosomal protein L31: MKTDIHPAYEETTVVCGCGNTFTTRSTKPGGRIVAEVCSQCHPFYTGKQKILDSGGRVARFEKRYGKRKVADKAEADK; this comes from the coding sequence ATGAAGACTGACATTCACCCCGCCTACGAGGAGACCACCGTGGTCTGCGGTTGCGGGAACACCTTCACCACCCGCAGCACCAAGCCGGGTGGCCGCATCGTGGCCGAGGTCTGCTCGCAGTGCCACCCCTTCTACACCGGTAAGCAGAAGATTCTGGACAGCGGTGGCCGGGTGGCCCGGTTCGAGAAGCGTTACGGCAAGCGCAAGGTTGCCGACAAGGCCGAGGCCGACAAGTAG
- the rho gene encoding transcription termination factor Rho — MTDTDLITAGESTDSEKLSNAVRTDSAVVSDVKSNTGSLATMVLPELRALANQAGVKGTSGMRKNELIAAIQESRGQANGGSASAKTAQDASKADTPPQKDSAQEARAQKRSDATADASAQEGAAAQEGAPADAQQQNDTQQKNDTQKNDTPRRERRGASRDAGAAGAEKNGGDDSGDGQRDQKQAKNERSGDSGGDQGGDQQGGQQRGGSNQQDDDGDGRQGRRGRRFRDRRRRGERTGEGGGEAELREDDVVQPVAGILDVLDNYAFVRTSGYLAGPHDVYVSMNMVRKNGLRRGDAVTGAVRVPREGEGGDKNPRQKFNPLVRLDTINGGSIEDAKKRPEFSKLTPLYPNQRLRLETTPDRLTTRVIDLIMPIGKGQRALIVSPPKAGKTTIMQDIANAITRNNPECHLMVVLVDERPEEVTDMQRSVKGEVIASTFDRPPSDHTQAAELAIERAKRLVEQGKDVVVLLDSITRLGRAYNNASPASGRILSGGVDSTALYPPKRFLGAARNIEEGGSLTIIATAMVETGSTGDTVIFEEFKGTGNAEPKLDRKIAERRVFPAVDVNPSGTRKDELLLSPDEFGIVHKLRRVLSGLDSHQAIDLLMSQLRKTKTNYEFLVQVSKTTPGNMDGD; from the coding sequence GTGACTGATACGGACCTCATCACGGCTGGCGAAAGCACCGACAGCGAGAAGCTGTCGAACGCCGTGAGGACAGACTCTGCCGTCGTCTCCGACGTCAAGAGCAATACCGGCTCGCTGGCCACCATGGTGCTGCCCGAACTTCGTGCCCTGGCTAACCAGGCCGGTGTCAAAGGGACATCGGGCATGCGCAAAAACGAATTGATCGCCGCGATCCAGGAAAGCCGCGGACAGGCCAACGGAGGGTCGGCGTCGGCGAAGACGGCGCAGGACGCCTCCAAGGCCGACACGCCGCCGCAGAAGGACTCCGCGCAGGAGGCGCGCGCCCAGAAGCGATCGGACGCCACTGCGGACGCCTCGGCTCAGGAAGGCGCCGCGGCTCAGGAAGGCGCCCCGGCCGACGCGCAGCAGCAGAACGACACGCAACAGAAAAACGACACGCAGAAGAACGACACGCCGCGTCGCGAACGTCGCGGTGCCTCCCGGGATGCCGGCGCCGCCGGCGCCGAGAAGAACGGCGGCGACGACAGCGGCGACGGGCAGCGCGACCAGAAGCAGGCTAAGAACGAGCGCTCCGGCGACTCGGGCGGCGACCAGGGCGGTGACCAGCAAGGCGGTCAACAGCGCGGCGGCTCGAATCAGCAGGACGACGACGGCGACGGCCGCCAGGGCCGGCGTGGCCGGCGCTTCCGTGACCGCCGGCGTCGCGGCGAACGCACCGGTGAGGGTGGCGGCGAGGCCGAATTGCGCGAGGACGACGTCGTGCAGCCGGTCGCCGGGATTCTCGATGTCCTGGACAACTATGCCTTCGTACGCACCTCCGGCTACCTGGCCGGACCCCACGACGTCTACGTCTCCATGAACATGGTCCGCAAGAACGGTCTGCGCCGCGGCGACGCCGTGACCGGTGCCGTGCGGGTGCCCCGCGAGGGCGAAGGGGGCGACAAGAACCCCCGGCAGAAGTTCAACCCGCTGGTGCGCCTGGACACCATCAACGGTGGCTCCATCGAGGACGCCAAGAAGCGGCCCGAATTCAGCAAGTTGACCCCGCTGTACCCCAACCAGCGGCTGCGCTTGGAGACCACTCCCGACCGGCTGACCACCCGCGTGATCGACCTGATCATGCCGATCGGTAAGGGCCAGCGTGCGCTGATCGTGTCGCCGCCCAAGGCCGGTAAGACCACGATCATGCAAGACATCGCCAACGCGATCACCCGCAACAACCCCGAATGTCACCTGATGGTGGTGCTCGTCGACGAGCGACCCGAAGAGGTCACCGACATGCAGCGCTCGGTCAAGGGCGAAGTTATCGCCTCGACCTTCGACCGGCCGCCGTCGGACCACACCCAGGCCGCCGAACTGGCCATCGAACGCGCCAAGCGTCTGGTCGAGCAGGGCAAGGACGTCGTAGTGCTGCTCGACTCCATCACCCGACTCGGTCGTGCTTACAACAACGCCTCGCCGGCGTCGGGCCGCATCCTGTCCGGTGGTGTCGACTCCACCGCGCTGTACCCGCCCAAGCGGTTCCTCGGCGCGGCACGCAACATCGAGGAGGGCGGGTCGCTGACCATCATCGCCACCGCGATGGTCGAGACCGGGTCGACCGGTGACACGGTCATCTTCGAGGAGTTCAAGGGCACCGGTAACGCCGAGCCCAAGCTGGACCGCAAGATCGCCGAGCGGCGGGTGTTCCCGGCGGTCGACGTCAACCCGTCCGGCACCCGCAAGGACGAGTTGCTGCTGTCGCCCGACGAGTTCGGCATCGTGCACAAACTGCGTCGCGTGCTGTCGGGTCTGGACTCCCACCAGGCCATCGACCTGTTGATGTCGCAGCTGCGCAAGACCAAGACCAACTACGAGTTCCTGGTCCAGGTGTCCAAGACGACACCGGGCAACATGGACGGGGACTGA
- the thrB gene encoding homoserine kinase has product MTQTLPAGLIASAVVSASSANLGPGFDSLGMALNLCDEIVVETTGSGLVVMVEGEGAGQVPLGPDHLVVRAIQRGLQAAGFQAAGLVVRCRNDIPHSRGLGSSAAAVVSGLAAVNGLVAQTDSEPFSAAELIQLASEFEGHPDNAAAAVLGGAVVAWTEHHVDHRGTQADYRAVPLALHPDIHLFVAIPEERSSTAETRVLLPAQVSHEDARFNLSRAALLVVALTQRPDLLPAATEDVLHQPQRAPAMPASAEYLRLLRRHNVAATLSGAGPSLIAMSTEPELPGEAVEYGTANGFAIRPMAAGGGVRWRPGVAVAG; this is encoded by the coding sequence GTGACTCAGACGCTGCCTGCCGGGCTCATCGCCTCTGCCGTGGTATCGGCGTCCAGCGCCAACCTGGGTCCCGGCTTCGACAGCCTCGGCATGGCGCTGAATTTGTGCGACGAGATCGTGGTCGAGACAACGGGTTCCGGTCTGGTGGTGATGGTCGAGGGCGAAGGGGCCGGCCAGGTGCCGCTGGGCCCCGATCACTTGGTGGTGCGTGCCATCCAGCGCGGTCTGCAGGCCGCGGGCTTCCAGGCTGCGGGTCTGGTGGTGCGCTGCCGCAACGACATCCCGCACTCCCGAGGCCTGGGCTCCTCGGCGGCGGCCGTGGTGAGTGGGCTCGCCGCCGTCAACGGCCTTGTCGCGCAGACCGATTCGGAACCATTCAGTGCAGCCGAGCTGATCCAGCTGGCGTCGGAGTTCGAGGGCCACCCGGACAACGCGGCGGCCGCGGTGCTCGGCGGTGCGGTGGTTGCGTGGACAGAACATCACGTCGACCACCGCGGCACTCAAGCCGACTACCGTGCAGTTCCCCTGGCCCTGCACCCCGACATCCACTTGTTCGTTGCAATCCCCGAGGAGCGGTCGTCGACCGCCGAGACGCGAGTTCTGTTGCCCGCCCAGGTCAGCCACGAGGACGCGCGATTCAACCTCAGCCGCGCCGCGTTATTGGTCGTCGCGCTCACCCAGCGGCCCGACCTGTTGCCGGCCGCCACCGAAGATGTTTTGCACCAGCCGCAACGGGCGCCGGCGATGCCGGCCTCGGCGGAATATTTGCGGCTGCTGCGGCGTCATAACGTTGCGGCAACGCTTTCCGGGGCGGGACCCTCGCTGATAGCGATGAGCACCGAGCCGGAGTTGCCAGGTGAAGCGGTCGAGTACGGAACCGCGAATGGATTCGCGATCCGGCCGATGGCGGCCGGCGGCGGAGTTCGCTGGAGGCCGGGAGTCGCCGTCGCGGGCTGA
- the thrC gene encoding threonine synthase, translating to MSRTVVHQPWPGLIAAYRDRLPVGDDWTPVTLLEGGTPLISAARLSEKTGCTIHLKVEGLNPTGSFKDRGMTMAVTDALARGQQAVLCASTGNTSASAAAYAARAGITCAVLIPQGKIAMGKLAQAVMHGAKIIQIDGNFDDCLELARKMTADFPKISLVNSVNPVRIEGQKTAAFEIVDALGAAPDIHALPVGNAGNITAYWKGYTEYHRDGVIDKLPRMLGTQAAGAAPLVHGEPVPNPETIATAIRIGAPASWTAAVEAQQQSNGKFLAATDEEILAAYHLVASLEGVFVEPASAASIAGLLKSVEDGWVPRGSTVVCTVTGNGLKDPDTALRDMPEVAALPVDPVLVVEQLGLE from the coding sequence ATGAGCCGCACGGTGGTCCACCAACCCTGGCCGGGGTTGATCGCGGCATACCGGGATCGGTTGCCGGTGGGTGACGACTGGACGCCGGTCACCCTGCTCGAGGGGGGAACCCCGCTGATCTCCGCGGCCCGGCTGTCCGAGAAGACCGGTTGCACAATCCATTTGAAGGTCGAGGGTCTCAACCCCACCGGTTCTTTCAAGGACCGCGGCATGACCATGGCCGTCACCGATGCGCTGGCCCGCGGCCAGCAGGCGGTGTTGTGCGCATCGACGGGCAACACCTCGGCTTCCGCGGCCGCTTACGCCGCTCGCGCCGGCATCACCTGTGCGGTGTTGATTCCACAGGGCAAGATAGCGATGGGCAAGTTGGCGCAGGCTGTCATGCACGGCGCGAAGATCATTCAGATCGACGGCAACTTCGACGACTGCCTGGAACTGGCCCGCAAGATGACCGCCGACTTCCCGAAGATCTCACTGGTCAACTCGGTCAACCCGGTGCGTATCGAGGGGCAGAAGACGGCGGCGTTCGAGATCGTCGACGCGCTGGGCGCCGCACCGGACATCCATGCGCTGCCGGTGGGCAACGCCGGCAACATCACCGCGTACTGGAAGGGCTACACCGAATATCACCGCGACGGCGTGATCGACAAGCTGCCCCGGATGCTCGGCACCCAGGCGGCCGGCGCCGCGCCGTTGGTGCACGGCGAACCCGTCCCCAACCCGGAGACCATCGCCACCGCGATCCGCATCGGCGCCCCCGCGTCGTGGACTGCGGCCGTCGAAGCCCAACAGCAGTCCAACGGAAAGTTCTTGGCGGCCACCGACGAGGAGATCCTGGCTGCCTATCATCTGGTGGCCAGCCTTGAAGGCGTCTTTGTCGAACCTGCGTCGGCGGCCAGCATCGCGGGTCTGCTCAAGTCCGTCGAGGACGGCTGGGTGCCGCGCGGCTCGACGGTGGTGTGCACCGTGACCGGCAACGGCCTGAAGGATCCCGACACCGCACTGCGGGATATGCCGGAAGTGGCTGCGCTGCCGGTCGATCCGGTTCTGGTCGTCGAGCAACTCGGGCTCGAGTAG
- the hom gene encoding homoserine dehydrogenase produces MPDNEKAVGVAVLGLGVVGSEVVRIIERSAEDLAGRIGAPLELRGVGVRRVAADRGVPIELLTDDIDELVTRDDVDIVVEVMGPVEPARKAILAALEHGKSVVTANKALLSTSSGELAAAAESEAVDLYFEAAVAGAIPVIRPLTQSLAGDTVLRVAGIVNGTTNYILSEMGSTGADYEKALADASALGYAEADPTADVEGYDAAAKAAILASIAFHTRVTADDVYREGITKITPADFESAKSLGCTIKLLSICERITTDEGQQRVSARVYPALVPLSHPLATVNGAFNAVVVEAEAAGRLMFYGQGAGGAPTASAVTGDLVMAARNRVLGSRGPRESKYAQLPVAPMGFIETRYYVSMNVADKPGVLSAVAAEFAKREVSIAEVRQEGVTDQGGQRVGARIVVVTHRATDAALSETVEALADLDVVQSVASVLRLEGTDL; encoded by the coding sequence GTGCCCGATAACGAAAAAGCTGTGGGCGTAGCGGTACTCGGGTTGGGTGTCGTGGGCAGCGAGGTCGTGCGCATCATCGAGCGCAGTGCCGAAGATCTGGCCGGCCGCATCGGCGCACCGCTGGAACTGCGCGGTGTCGGGGTGCGTCGCGTTGCCGCCGACCGCGGGGTGCCGATCGAGTTGCTCACCGACGACATCGATGAACTCGTCACCCGCGACGACGTCGACATCGTCGTGGAGGTGATGGGCCCGGTCGAGCCGGCGCGCAAGGCGATCCTGGCCGCGCTTGAGCACGGCAAGTCCGTCGTCACGGCCAATAAGGCGTTGTTGTCCACGTCCAGTGGGGAGTTGGCGGCGGCTGCCGAAAGCGAAGCCGTGGACCTCTACTTCGAGGCGGCGGTCGCGGGCGCGATCCCGGTGATCCGCCCGCTGACCCAGTCGCTGGCCGGCGACACGGTGTTACGGGTGGCCGGAATCGTCAACGGCACCACCAACTACATCCTCTCGGAGATGGGCAGCACCGGCGCCGACTACGAGAAGGCGCTGGCCGATGCCAGCGCGCTGGGCTACGCCGAGGCCGACCCCACCGCCGACGTGGAAGGCTATGACGCCGCCGCCAAAGCCGCGATTCTGGCGTCCATCGCTTTCCACACCCGGGTGACCGCCGACGACGTGTACCGCGAAGGCATCACCAAGATCACCCCGGCGGACTTCGAGTCGGCGAAATCGCTGGGCTGCACCATCAAACTGCTGTCCATCTGCGAGCGCATCACCACCGACGAAGGGCAGCAACGGGTTTCGGCCCGGGTGTACCCAGCACTGGTGCCCTTGTCGCATCCGCTCGCCACGGTCAACGGCGCATTCAACGCCGTGGTGGTAGAGGCCGAGGCGGCCGGACGGCTGATGTTCTACGGTCAGGGCGCCGGCGGTGCCCCCACCGCCTCGGCGGTCACCGGCGACCTGGTGATGGCCGCCCGCAACCGGGTGCTGGGCAGCCGTGGCCCGCGCGAGTCGAAGTACGCCCAACTGCCGGTCGCGCCAATGGGTTTCATCGAGACCCGTTACTACGTGAGCATGAATGTCGCGGACAAGCCCGGCGTACTGTCGGCGGTGGCAGCCGAATTCGCCAAACGTGAAGTGAGCATCGCCGAGGTCCGTCAGGAGGGTGTGACAGACCAGGGTGGCCAGCGGGTAGGGGCCCGCATCGTGGTGGTCACCCACCGCGCCACAGACGCCGCGCTGTCGGAGACCGTCGAAGCGCTCGCCGACCTGGACGTCGTGCAGAGCGTGGCGAGCGTGCTGAGACTGGAAGGAACCGATCTATGA
- the lysA gene encoding diaminopimelate decarboxylase, translating to MHPAGPRYAEDARQVSSPPRPQSADELLRLAPNVWPRNTTRDEGGVATIAGVAVTELARQYGTPLFVVDEDDFRSRCQETATAFGGGANVHYAAKAFLCSEIARWIAEEGLSLDVCTGGELAVALHANFPPERIALHGNNKSVAELTAAVKSGVGHIVLDSMIEIERLDSIAGEAGIVQDVYVRLTVGVEAHTHEFISTAHEDQKFGLSVASGAAMAAVRRVFETDHLRLVGLHSHIGSQIFDVAGFEIAAHRVIGLLRDIVAEFGVEKTAQVSTIDLGGGLGISYQPSDDPPPIHELAAKLSAIVSAESAAVGLPAPRLVVEPGRAIAGPGTVTLYEVGTVKDVDVSATAVRRYVSVDGGISDNIRTALYDAQYDVRLVSRLSDAPAAQARLVGKHCESGDIIVRDTWVPDDIHPGDLVAVAATGAYCYSLSSRYNMVGRPAVVAVRGGQSRLILRRETFDDLLSLEVR from the coding sequence GTGCACCCCGCCGGCCCCCGGTACGCCGAGGACGCCCGGCAAGTCAGCAGCCCGCCGCGCCCGCAGTCGGCTGACGAACTGCTGCGTCTGGCCCCGAATGTGTGGCCCCGCAACACCACTCGTGACGAGGGCGGGGTGGCCACCATCGCCGGAGTCGCCGTCACCGAACTGGCCCGGCAGTACGGCACCCCGTTGTTCGTCGTCGACGAGGACGACTTCCGCTCCCGCTGCCAGGAGACGGCCACCGCCTTCGGTGGGGGAGCCAACGTGCACTACGCCGCCAAGGCTTTCCTGTGCAGCGAGATCGCCCGCTGGATCGCCGAAGAGGGTCTGTCCCTGGACGTCTGCACCGGCGGCGAACTCGCCGTCGCGCTGCACGCGAACTTCCCGCCGGAGCGAATTGCGCTGCACGGCAACAACAAATCGGTCGCCGAACTGACCGCTGCGGTGAAATCCGGTGTAGGCCATATCGTTCTGGACTCGATGATCGAGATCGAGCGCCTCGACTCCATCGCCGGCGAAGCCGGGATCGTGCAGGACGTATATGTGCGCCTCACCGTCGGCGTCGAAGCGCACACCCACGAGTTCATCTCCACCGCGCACGAGGATCAGAAGTTCGGGCTGTCGGTGGCCAGCGGCGCGGCAATGGCCGCGGTGCGCCGCGTGTTCGAAACCGACCACCTGCGTCTGGTCGGCCTGCACAGCCACATCGGTTCGCAGATCTTCGACGTCGCGGGCTTCGAGATCGCCGCGCACCGGGTGATCGGCCTGCTGCGCGATATCGTCGCCGAATTCGGCGTCGAGAAGACCGCGCAAGTGTCGACCATCGATCTCGGTGGCGGACTGGGCATTTCGTATCAGCCCTCGGACGACCCCCCGCCGATCCACGAGCTGGCCGCCAAGTTGAGCGCCATCGTCAGCGCCGAATCGGCAGCGGTCGGGCTGCCCGCACCGCGGCTGGTGGTCGAACCCGGCCGCGCCATCGCCGGCCCGGGCACCGTCACGCTCTACGAAGTCGGCACCGTCAAAGATGTGGACGTGAGCGCCACCGCGGTGCGCCGCTACGTCAGCGTCGACGGCGGCATCAGCGACAACATCCGTACCGCGCTCTACGACGCACAGTACGACGTGCGTCTGGTCTCGCGGTTGTCCGACGCCCCCGCCGCGCAGGCCCGCCTGGTCGGAAAGCATTGCGAGAGCGGCGACATCATCGTCCGTGACACCTGGGTGCCCGACGACATCCACCCCGGCGACCTGGTGGCGGTCGCCGCCACCGGGGCCTACTGCTATTCACTGTCGAGCCGTTACAACATGGTTGGCCGTCCCGCCGTGGTGGCCGTGCGCGGGGGACAGTCCCGGTTGATCCTGCGCCGCGAGACGTTCGACGATCTGCTGAGTTTGGAAGTGAGGTGA
- the argS gene encoding arginine--tRNA ligase, whose translation MTPADLAELLKITAMAVLAEHGLDVSALPSTVTVERPRNPEHGDYASNLALQLGKKVGANPRELAGWLAEALANADGIAAAETAGPGFINLRLETSAQAKVVNSVIDAGAAYGHSNDLDAQKINLEFVSANPTGPIHIGGTRWAAVGDALGRLLTTQGAEVVREYYFNDHGAQIDRFANSLVAAAKGEPAPEDGYAGTYISDIAAQVLQKEPDALSLPDAEMHETFREIGVDLMFAHIKESLHEFGTDFDVYTHEDSMHTSGRVDEAIAKLRDTGNIYEKDGATWLRSSAFGDDKDRVVVKSDGKPAYIAGDLAYYLDKRQRGFDLCIYMLGADHHGYIARLKAAAAAFGEDPATVEVLIGQMVNLVRDGQPVKMSKRAGTVITLDDLVEAIGVDAARYSLIRSSVDTPIDIDLALWSSASNENPVYYVQYAHARLSALARNAAELGLIPDTGHLELLSHDKEGTLLRTIGEFPRVLKTAASLREPHRVCRYLEDLAGDYHRFYDACRILPQGDEQPTDLNTARLALCQAARQVIANGLAILGVSAPERM comes from the coding sequence GTGACCCCCGCCGACCTCGCTGAGCTGCTCAAAATCACCGCCATGGCGGTGCTGGCCGAGCATGGCCTCGACGTGTCCGCGCTGCCGTCCACGGTCACCGTCGAGCGTCCACGCAACCCCGAGCACGGCGATTACGCTTCCAACCTGGCCCTGCAGCTGGGCAAGAAGGTCGGCGCAAACCCCCGTGAGCTGGCCGGATGGCTGGCCGAGGCGCTCGCCAACGCCGACGGCATCGCCGCGGCAGAAACCGCCGGACCCGGCTTCATCAACCTGCGGCTGGAGACTTCGGCCCAGGCCAAGGTCGTCAACAGCGTCATCGACGCCGGCGCGGCATACGGGCACTCCAACGACCTCGACGCCCAGAAGATCAACTTGGAGTTCGTCTCGGCCAACCCCACCGGGCCCATCCACATCGGTGGTACTCGCTGGGCCGCCGTCGGCGACGCACTGGGCCGGCTCCTCACCACACAGGGCGCCGAGGTGGTCCGCGAGTACTACTTCAACGACCACGGCGCGCAGATCGACCGCTTCGCCAACTCCCTGGTCGCCGCGGCCAAGGGCGAGCCGGCCCCCGAGGACGGTTACGCGGGCACCTACATCAGCGACATCGCCGCGCAGGTGCTGCAGAAGGAGCCCGACGCGCTGAGCCTGCCGGACGCCGAGATGCACGAGACGTTCCGTGAGATCGGCGTGGACCTGATGTTCGCCCACATCAAGGAATCGCTGCACGAATTCGGCACCGATTTCGACGTCTACACCCACGAAGACTCCATGCACACCAGCGGCCGGGTTGACGAAGCGATCGCCAAACTCCGCGACACCGGCAACATCTACGAGAAGGACGGCGCAACCTGGTTGCGCAGCAGCGCCTTTGGTGACGATAAAGACCGCGTCGTGGTCAAAAGCGACGGCAAGCCCGCTTACATCGCCGGAGACCTCGCCTACTACCTGGACAAGCGGCAGCGCGGATTCGACCTGTGCATCTACATGCTCGGGGCCGACCATCACGGCTACATCGCCCGGCTCAAGGCCGCAGCGGCCGCCTTCGGCGAAGACCCCGCCACCGTCGAGGTGCTGATCGGGCAGATGGTCAACCTGGTCCGCGACGGCCAGCCGGTCAAGATGAGCAAGCGGGCTGGCACCGTGATCACGCTCGACGACCTGGTCGAGGCCATCGGCGTGGACGCCGCCCGCTACAGCCTGATTCGCTCCTCGGTGGACACCCCGATCGACATCGACCTGGCGCTGTGGTCCTCGGCGTCCAACGAAAACCCGGTCTACTACGTGCAATACGCGCACGCCCGGTTGTCGGCCCTGGCCCGCAACGCCGCCGAGCTGGGCCTGATCCCCGACACCGGGCACCTCGAGTTGCTCAGCCACGACAAAGAGGGCACTCTGCTGCGCACCATCGGCGAGTTCCCGCGGGTGCTGAAAACCGCTGCGTCGCTGCGCGAACCGCACCGGGTCTGCCGGTACCTGGAAGACCTCGCCGGCGACTACCACAGGTTCTACGACGCGTGCCGGATCCTGCCCCAGGGCGACGAACAGCCCACCGATCTGAACACCGCCCGGCTGGCGTTGTGCCAGGCCGCGCGCCAGGTCATCGCCAACGGACTGGCCATCCTCGGAGTCAGCGCCCCGGAGAGAATGTGA
- a CDS encoding very short patch repair endonuclease, translating into MVAKGLQPGIVSSESWASSHIARATMRANRSRDTTPEKLLRSALHALGLRFRVSARPIPSLNRTADIVFRPARIAVFVDGCFWHGCTTHYTAPRANADFWRAKIQRNQERDRQTDEQLAAEGWTVMRFWEHEDLTQAAVRIEEAVRKARPSRSAKVRHR; encoded by the coding sequence GTGGTGGCGAAGGGTCTGCAGCCGGGGATCGTCAGCAGTGAGTCGTGGGCAAGCTCGCACATCGCGCGCGCCACGATGCGCGCGAATCGCAGCCGAGACACGACGCCAGAGAAGCTGCTGAGGTCGGCACTCCACGCGCTGGGGCTCCGCTTTCGTGTTTCGGCCCGGCCGATTCCGTCTCTCAACCGCACCGCCGACATCGTCTTCAGGCCAGCGCGCATTGCCGTGTTCGTCGATGGCTGCTTTTGGCATGGCTGCACGACTCACTACACGGCGCCACGGGCCAACGCGGACTTTTGGCGGGCGAAGATTCAACGCAATCAGGAGCGCGATCGCCAGACCGACGAACAGCTGGCTGCCGAGGGGTGGACCGTCATGCGCTTCTGGGAGCACGAGGACCTGACGCAGGCCGCCGTCCGCATCGAGGAGGCGGTCCGCAAGGCGCGTCCGTCGAGGTCAGCCAAGGTGCGCCACCGCTGA